The following are encoded together in the Acidobacteriota bacterium genome:
- a CDS encoding cupin domain-containing protein, which yields MNIQRAGSQPSMPGPAEWFTGTVRIDPLFQAEEPGRAGGASVTFEPGARTAWHTHPLGQTLIVTAGLGLVQREGGPIVEIRPGDVVTFGPGEKHWHGAAPETAMTHIAIQESLDGKAVEWMEHVSDEQYGGSHE from the coding sequence ATGAACATTCAACGAGCGGGATCCCAGCCTTCGATGCCGGGGCCGGCGGAATGGTTTACCGGCACCGTGCGCATCGATCCTCTATTTCAGGCGGAGGAGCCAGGCCGCGCCGGCGGTGCATCCGTCACCTTCGAGCCCGGCGCCCGGACGGCATGGCATACCCATCCGCTGGGGCAGACCCTCATCGTGACCGCCGGCCTCGGCCTGGTACAGCGCGAAGGTGGTCCCATCGTAGAGATTCGCCCCGGTGACGTGGTCACGTTCGGACCCGGCGAGAAGCATTGGCACGGAGCCGCGCCGGAGACGGCGATGACTCACATCGCCATTCAGGAATCCCTCGACGGGAAGGCCGTCGAGTGGATGGAGCACGTCAGCGACGAGCAGTACGGAGGAAGCCATGAGTAA
- a CDS encoding thioredoxin family protein, whose amino-acid sequence MMKLQILGTGCPKCKLLTEHTERAAQELGLDYELEKVTDLDRILEFGMVATPALVVDGDIKVSGRVPTAKRLQGILTGA is encoded by the coding sequence ATGATGAAACTCCAGATCCTCGGAACCGGTTGCCCAAAATGCAAGCTGCTGACCGAGCACACCGAGCGCGCCGCCCAAGAGCTCGGCCTCGACTATGAGCTCGAGAAGGTCACCGATTTGGACCGCATCCTCGAGTTCGGCATGGTGGCCACTCCGGCCCTCGTCGTCGACGGTGACATCAAGGTCTCCGGTCGGGTGCCGACGGCCAAACGCCTCCAGGGAATCCTCACCGGCGCTTAG
- a CDS encoding patatin-like phospholipase family protein, whose amino-acid sequence MRPRSGPRDRPSGLEPELPRPAPRRLCWILAALALLAPACLSLADSRPIIGVAFSGGGAKGCAHIGVLRVLEELRIPVDVAAGTSMGAIIGGLYSAGWTPDELETLVREVDWADALQDDPQRRELVLRRKDEDLLYLPDLELGIGRGGLRWPTGLRSGQKLGYLLRRLTLPVRTVDDFDDLPTPFRAVATDIASGDMVTLGEGDLARALRASMAIPTVFTPVEMSGRLLVDGGVSNNVPVDVVRAMGADIVIAIDIGAQFADEEAASKSFLSILGQTNRMITRGNMEERLAMADLVVTPAVTEFKTLQFDAAPEIIRLGEEKAREMIAQLQELSLSEEAYREWREYRSREPDPLPVVEAIRFEGNQRVDPRVLAAQVHARVGEVFQPLRVQGDVERIFGLGDFETVDIELEPGREGAALVFRLREKPWGPTFLKFGLGFRTEFEGDSGLALRALVNRTRVNALGGEWKSELQLGDRRSLETGFYQPLDFEGRWFVDLAVDYRRRDLTLFVERDPIAEVEFSRRGVAFDLGYNLSRSAELRAGLDSSIVEGRRSSGALPDALAELNGQELNRSGARLQAKLDTLDRATLPTRGTLVRLEAFRALESLGSDETYTRIELRALQFRTSNRNTFFGDLELGSSPGSDLPIHDRFAIGGLFSLSGYLPGELSGDSSLVLRAGYYRRWGKVLNFGAYLEAGGAGQDLSTVAEDPVTTATLFAVADSAFGPLYVAFSVAEPGRSKAYVVFGRQF is encoded by the coding sequence GTGAGGCCGCGCAGTGGCCCGCGGGATCGCCCGAGCGGGCTCGAGCCTGAGCTCCCGCGGCCCGCGCCGCGCCGTCTTTGCTGGATCTTGGCGGCCCTGGCCCTGCTGGCTCCAGCCTGCCTCAGTCTGGCTGACAGCCGGCCGATCATCGGAGTTGCGTTCTCCGGGGGCGGCGCCAAGGGCTGTGCCCATATCGGCGTACTGAGAGTTCTGGAGGAGCTGAGGATTCCCGTTGATGTGGCCGCTGGAACCAGCATGGGCGCGATCATCGGCGGCCTCTATTCTGCTGGTTGGACCCCTGATGAGCTAGAAACCCTGGTCCGCGAGGTCGATTGGGCGGACGCGCTGCAGGACGACCCGCAGCGCCGCGAGCTGGTGCTTCGCAGAAAGGACGAAGACCTTCTCTATCTTCCGGATCTTGAGCTCGGCATTGGCCGCGGCGGTCTTCGATGGCCCACCGGGCTCCGGTCGGGACAGAAGCTCGGCTACTTGCTGCGGCGGCTGACATTGCCCGTCCGCACCGTCGACGACTTCGACGACCTGCCGACGCCGTTTCGGGCGGTGGCCACCGACATCGCCAGTGGCGACATGGTCACCCTCGGGGAGGGCGACCTGGCGCGGGCGCTGCGAGCGAGCATGGCGATCCCCACGGTCTTCACCCCTGTGGAGATGTCGGGGCGGTTGCTGGTCGACGGCGGAGTCTCGAACAATGTTCCGGTGGACGTCGTCCGAGCCATGGGTGCGGACATCGTGATCGCCATCGACATCGGCGCTCAATTCGCTGACGAGGAGGCGGCCAGCAAATCCTTCCTTTCGATCCTGGGCCAGACCAATCGCATGATCACCCGAGGGAATATGGAGGAGCGACTGGCGATGGCCGATCTCGTTGTCACCCCGGCGGTGACCGAGTTCAAGACTCTTCAATTCGACGCGGCCCCGGAGATCATCCGCCTGGGGGAAGAGAAGGCCCGGGAAATGATCGCTCAGCTCCAAGAGCTCAGCCTCTCGGAAGAAGCCTATCGGGAGTGGCGGGAGTACCGAAGCAGGGAGCCGGATCCGCTGCCGGTCGTCGAGGCAATTCGCTTCGAGGGCAACCAGCGGGTCGATCCGAGGGTCCTGGCGGCTCAGGTCCACGCGAGGGTCGGTGAAGTCTTCCAGCCGCTGCGGGTCCAAGGGGACGTGGAGCGGATCTTTGGCCTGGGAGATTTCGAGACGGTGGACATCGAGTTGGAGCCTGGCCGGGAGGGGGCGGCCCTCGTCTTCCGCCTGCGAGAGAAACCTTGGGGGCCCACCTTCCTGAAGTTCGGGCTCGGTTTCCGGACGGAATTCGAAGGGGATTCGGGCCTGGCTCTGCGGGCTCTGGTCAATCGGACGCGGGTGAACGCCCTCGGTGGGGAATGGAAGAGTGAGCTACAGCTCGGGGACCGGCGCTCCCTCGAGACCGGCTTCTACCAGCCTCTGGACTTCGAGGGACGGTGGTTCGTCGACCTCGCCGTCGACTACCGCCGTCGAGACCTGACGCTCTTCGTCGAGCGCGATCCGATCGCTGAGGTCGAATTCTCCCGGCGAGGCGTGGCCTTCGATCTGGGCTACAACCTGAGCCGGTCGGCAGAACTTCGGGCCGGCTTGGACTCCTCCATCGTCGAGGGCCGCAGAAGCTCGGGAGCCCTGCCCGACGCTCTGGCCGAGCTGAACGGGCAGGAGCTCAACCGCAGCGGGGCTCGTTTGCAGGCGAAGCTCGACACCCTCGACCGCGCGACCCTACCGACCCGAGGGACGCTCGTGCGCCTGGAAGCCTTCCGAGCCCTGGAGTCCCTCGGCAGCGACGAAACCTACACGCGCATCGAGCTTCGGGCTTTGCAGTTCAGGACCTCCAACCGCAACACTTTCTTCGGCGATCTGGAGCTCGGTTCCAGTCCCGGCTCGGACCTGCCGATTCACGACCGCTTCGCCATCGGCGGACTCTTCTCGCTCTCCGGATATCTGCCCGGCGAGCTGTCCGGAGACTCATCTCTAGTCCTGCGGGCCGGCTACTACCGCCGATGGGGCAAGGTGCTCAACTTCGGTGCCTATCTCGAAGCCGGCGGCGCGGGGCAAGACCTCTCCACCGTCGCCGAAGACCCCGTTACCACCGCTACCCTCTTCGCCGTCGCCGACAGCGCTTTCGGACCTCTCTACGTCGCCTTTTCGGTGGCGGAACCAGGTCGGAGCAAGGCGTACGTGGTTTTCGGCAGGCAGTTCTAG
- a CDS encoding BCCT family transporter, with translation MSLKDQGGAPSKKGELARKLKAAEQAARKKAIQEREKFYGLQIRPTATFFDEADRKEPGEGNWAGYGFDIHPHVTVTSALTLTIFIALTLMFKEQAAKVSGDALAVISGNFGWFFVLTANILIGAALFFAFSRFGSLRIGGVDAKPEFSKVAWYAMLLSAGMGIGLMFWSVGEPMFHYDSPSPMFGGIKGSTAEAAQAAMGTTFFHWGLHPWAMYAVVGLGLAFFAYNRGLPLTIRSIFYPLLGNRIYGFWGNVIDILSVLATLVGLATSLGLGVQQVNAGLNYLFGVTISPQVQVILIAVITLFATASVMAGLDGGVKRLSEWNMGLAGIFMLFLLIAGPTVYILSGLTQNMGFYLTHFAELSLWTETFRDTNWQGSWTVFYWAWWISWSPFVGMFIARISKGRTVREFILGVMIIPTLLSFVWMSVFGGSALFLQTSGALDIVAAVKADVSTALFEMLGGFPLTGLLSIVGIILVSVFFITSSDSGSLVVDHLTSGGKLDSPIPQRVFWAVMEGVVAGVLLLGGGLKTLQTAAISTGLPFAIVLLIMVYSLYVGLNQEFYVEDRVERELEGVRERHRFSEAIASAQVDGEQLSPEEG, from the coding sequence ATGAGCTTGAAAGACCAAGGTGGGGCACCATCGAAGAAGGGTGAGCTGGCCCGGAAGCTGAAGGCGGCCGAGCAAGCCGCGCGGAAGAAGGCCATCCAGGAACGCGAGAAGTTCTATGGCCTGCAGATTCGACCGACGGCGACTTTTTTCGACGAAGCGGACCGGAAAGAGCCGGGAGAAGGGAATTGGGCCGGCTACGGGTTCGATATTCATCCCCACGTCACGGTCACGTCCGCCCTCACGCTGACGATCTTTATCGCCCTGACTCTGATGTTCAAGGAGCAGGCCGCCAAGGTCAGCGGTGACGCTCTGGCGGTGATCTCCGGTAATTTCGGCTGGTTCTTCGTCCTCACCGCGAACATCCTCATCGGCGCCGCGCTCTTCTTCGCCTTCAGCCGCTTCGGGAGTCTGAGGATCGGTGGGGTCGACGCCAAGCCCGAGTTCAGCAAGGTGGCGTGGTACGCGATGCTGCTGAGCGCGGGCATGGGGATTGGCCTGATGTTCTGGAGCGTCGGCGAGCCGATGTTCCACTACGACTCGCCGTCGCCAATGTTCGGTGGGATCAAAGGAAGCACGGCCGAGGCCGCCCAGGCGGCGATGGGGACGACCTTCTTCCACTGGGGCCTCCATCCTTGGGCAATGTACGCGGTCGTGGGGCTGGGCCTGGCGTTCTTCGCCTACAACCGGGGCCTGCCGCTGACCATTCGCTCCATCTTCTATCCGCTGCTCGGCAATCGGATTTACGGGTTCTGGGGCAATGTCATCGACATTCTGTCGGTCCTCGCGACCCTCGTTGGTCTCGCCACGTCTCTCGGTCTCGGGGTCCAGCAGGTCAACGCCGGCTTGAACTACCTGTTTGGAGTCACCATCAGCCCCCAGGTCCAGGTGATCTTGATCGCCGTGATCACTCTCTTTGCGACGGCCTCGGTCATGGCGGGGCTCGACGGCGGGGTCAAGCGCCTCAGCGAATGGAATATGGGGCTGGCCGGGATCTTCATGCTCTTCCTCTTGATCGCCGGACCGACCGTCTACATTCTCAGCGGCCTGACCCAGAACATGGGTTTCTACCTCACTCATTTCGCCGAGCTCAGTCTCTGGACCGAGACGTTCCGAGATACCAACTGGCAAGGCTCGTGGACGGTCTTCTACTGGGCCTGGTGGATCTCCTGGTCGCCTTTCGTCGGCATGTTCATCGCCAGGATCTCCAAGGGCCGGACGGTACGCGAGTTCATCCTCGGGGTCATGATCATCCCGACGCTGCTGTCCTTCGTCTGGATGTCCGTCTTCGGAGGATCTGCTCTCTTCCTGCAGACTTCCGGGGCCCTGGACATCGTCGCCGCTGTCAAAGCCGACGTCTCGACCGCGCTCTTCGAGATGCTCGGAGGTTTTCCCCTGACGGGCCTCCTGTCGATCGTCGGGATCATCCTGGTGTCGGTGTTCTTCATCACCTCGTCCGACTCCGGGTCGTTGGTCGTGGACCATTTGACGTCCGGCGGAAAGCTCGACTCTCCGATCCCCCAGCGGGTTTTCTGGGCGGTCATGGAGGGGGTCGTCGCCGGTGTGCTCCTGCTCGGCGGGGGGCTCAAGACGCTGCAGACGGCCGCCATCAGTACCGGGCTGCCCTTCGCCATCGTGCTGCTGATCATGGTGTATTCGCTCTACGTCGGGCTCAACCAGGAGTTCTACGTCGAGGATCGGGTCGAGCGCGAGCTCGAAGGTGTCCGAGAACGGCACCGTTTCAGCGAAGCGATCGCTTCGGCCCAAGTCGACGGCGAGCAGCTGTCCCCTGAAGAAGGCTGA
- a CDS encoding permease, producing MSERSELKWLGGLVAVFLALYFLPVGSARFDGALLEAFQLAKWYAREHVLLCLVPAFFIAGAIGVFVSQASVMKYLGPEAPRPLAYGVASVSGTVLAVCSCTVLPLFGGIYKRGAGLGPAAAFLYSGPAINALAIILTARVLGFELGVARAVGAVLFSLFIGLAMAWIYRDEERQRASANSSLAVPEPLLSLGRQAVFFALLVAILVFANWAESDAGAWAAVYAAKWWLTAASGALLLVVLVRWLGLPAWKAAATAGATAAAALALPGHPAVPFTIAFVGLAASLAGDEGELGDWLFTTWSFTKQILPLLLAGVLVAGFLLGRPGHEGLIPSAWVASLIGGNSLSANLFASVAGAFMYFATLTEVPILQGLLGSGMGQGPALTLLLAGPALSLPSILVLRSFIGWHKTFVFVALVIAMATITGAIYGTFFS from the coding sequence ATGAGCGAGCGCTCCGAGCTGAAGTGGTTGGGCGGCCTGGTGGCCGTGTTCCTGGCGCTTTATTTCCTGCCGGTGGGGTCGGCACGCTTCGACGGTGCGCTCCTCGAAGCGTTCCAGCTCGCCAAGTGGTACGCCCGGGAGCACGTGCTGCTGTGCCTGGTGCCGGCCTTCTTCATCGCCGGGGCCATCGGCGTCTTTGTCAGCCAGGCTTCCGTCATGAAGTACCTGGGGCCGGAGGCGCCCCGGCCCCTCGCCTATGGTGTCGCCTCGGTCTCGGGAACGGTCCTCGCCGTGTGCTCCTGCACCGTCCTGCCTCTTTTCGGGGGCATCTACAAACGGGGCGCCGGCCTCGGCCCCGCCGCCGCGTTCCTTTACTCGGGCCCGGCCATCAACGCCTTGGCGATCATCCTGACCGCCCGGGTTCTCGGCTTCGAGCTCGGCGTTGCCCGCGCCGTCGGGGCGGTCCTCTTCAGCCTCTTCATCGGCCTGGCCATGGCCTGGATCTACCGCGATGAGGAGCGCCAGCGTGCCAGCGCCAACAGCAGTCTGGCCGTGCCGGAGCCTCTGCTATCCCTCGGTCGCCAGGCAGTGTTCTTCGCCCTCCTGGTGGCGATCCTGGTCTTTGCCAATTGGGCGGAGTCCGATGCGGGGGCCTGGGCCGCCGTCTACGCCGCCAAGTGGTGGCTGACCGCAGCCAGCGGTGCCTTGCTCCTCGTCGTACTGGTCCGATGGCTGGGTCTTCCCGCCTGGAAAGCCGCAGCAACCGCCGGGGCCACGGCGGCCGCCGCCCTGGCGCTGCCGGGTCATCCCGCGGTGCCGTTTACGATCGCGTTCGTGGGTCTCGCCGCTTCCCTCGCCGGCGACGAGGGAGAGCTCGGCGACTGGCTGTTTACGACCTGGAGCTTCACCAAGCAGATCCTGCCGCTGCTGCTCGCCGGCGTGCTGGTGGCGGGCTTCCTCCTCGGCCGTCCCGGTCACGAGGGCCTGATTCCGTCAGCCTGGGTCGCCTCGCTGATCGGCGGCAACTCCCTCAGCGCCAACCTCTTCGCCTCCGTCGCAGGGGCCTTCATGTACTTCGCGACCCTCACCGAAGTACCGATTCTTCAAGGCCTGCTGGGCAGCGGCATGGGCCAAGGCCCCGCGCTGACGCTCCTTCTGGCCGGCCCCGCGCTGTCGCTCCCGTCGATCCTGGTATTGCGGAGCTTCATCGGCTGGCACAAGACCTTCGTATTCGTCGCCCTCGTCATCGCCATGGCGACGATCACCGGAGCCATCTACGGAACCTTTTTCTCCTGA
- a CDS encoding metalloregulator ArsR/SmtB family transcription factor, whose product MTKRRSNLRDLVEASKGLAHPARLRLLAMLATGELCVCQMTAVLELAPSTVSQHLSVLSRGGLVADRKEGKLVYYRLGDGEMAEAVLDPLLSLLAEDEQVKADRTVVGRLREIPVMELCAADLDLVAIGIAEPPSPSQSPKPMGGSR is encoded by the coding sequence ATGACGAAACGACGCTCCAACCTGCGTGATTTGGTCGAGGCCTCCAAGGGACTGGCTCATCCGGCGCGGCTGCGCCTGCTGGCTATGCTCGCTACCGGGGAGCTTTGCGTCTGCCAGATGACGGCGGTGCTGGAGCTTGCGCCCTCGACCGTGTCGCAGCATCTCTCCGTGCTCTCCCGCGGCGGTCTGGTGGCCGACCGCAAGGAGGGGAAGCTCGTCTACTACCGGCTGGGCGATGGAGAGATGGCCGAGGCGGTGCTGGATCCGCTGCTCTCCCTGCTCGCGGAGGACGAGCAGGTGAAGGCCGACCGGACCGTGGTCGGGCGGCTTCGAGAGATCCCAGTGATGGAGCTCTGCGCCGCCGACCTCGACCTGGTGGCTATCGGCATCGCCGAGCCGCCCTCGCCATCCCAGAGCCCAAAGCCGATGGGAGGTTCCCGATGA
- a CDS encoding carbohydrate porin — MRQIFNPAGFLMLCVLLLVSASPASAANDSNQDLRAEIEALKERLAELEAKLDAREASSEEQAGDDTEAVESQAEEVAEPEEEKEQGIRVHGAVRTQFSYEDYNSGNEDRVGDFDFDIFRLNFDGSIGDVILSAEYRWFQYQHAIHHAWVGYNFTDTWQGRVGIFRVPFGSLPYNSHSYFFDSTYYVGLEDDYDAGVLGRRRGDKWDLDLAFFKNDEQGGVDGYVDNRSDRYSYDIVGQRLEGEGTFDSPSVQMGESNSFSARVARHFEAGDLTYEIGFSGLFGDLECGASVDAPGAACTGGSSSGGDRHAYALHFVADYDRWNFQLQASDYEYDLKNGGGLMTVGAYSFYDTIPASAKLYTANVAYNLPVDIGPITGLTFYNDFSLMTDKSGGLQDDTLMNVLGVAVSAGGLYTYVDFVTGENQPFIGGSMGQDGGDRNHRLNINFGYYF; from the coding sequence ATGCGCCAAATCTTCAACCCAGCGGGCTTCCTGATGCTCTGTGTCCTGCTCCTCGTCTCGGCGAGCCCGGCCTCTGCAGCGAACGACTCGAACCAGGACCTGCGCGCCGAGATCGAGGCGCTCAAGGAGCGGCTGGCGGAGCTCGAAGCCAAGCTCGACGCCAGGGAAGCTTCGAGTGAGGAGCAGGCCGGCGACGACACCGAGGCCGTCGAGAGCCAGGCCGAGGAGGTCGCCGAGCCCGAGGAGGAGAAGGAGCAGGGCATCCGGGTCCACGGGGCGGTCCGAACCCAATTCAGCTACGAGGACTACAACTCAGGGAACGAGGATCGAGTCGGCGATTTCGACTTCGACATCTTCCGGCTCAATTTCGACGGGTCCATCGGCGACGTCATCCTGTCGGCGGAGTATCGCTGGTTCCAATACCAGCATGCGATCCACCACGCCTGGGTCGGGTACAACTTCACCGACACCTGGCAAGGCCGGGTGGGGATCTTCCGGGTGCCGTTCGGCTCCCTGCCGTACAACTCCCACAGCTACTTCTTCGACAGCACCTACTACGTCGGTCTCGAGGACGACTACGACGCGGGGGTCCTGGGGCGCCGTCGCGGCGACAAGTGGGACCTCGATCTCGCCTTTTTCAAGAACGACGAGCAAGGGGGCGTCGACGGGTACGTCGACAACCGCTCGGATCGGTATTCCTACGACATCGTCGGCCAGCGGTTGGAGGGTGAGGGGACCTTCGACTCGCCGTCCGTCCAGATGGGTGAAAGCAACTCCTTCAGCGCTCGCGTGGCGCGACACTTCGAGGCCGGCGATTTGACCTACGAAATCGGCTTCTCGGGCCTTTTCGGTGACCTGGAGTGCGGGGCGTCGGTCGATGCTCCAGGCGCAGCCTGCACGGGAGGCAGCAGCAGCGGCGGTGATCGCCACGCCTACGCTTTGCACTTCGTCGCCGACTACGACCGATGGAACTTCCAGCTCCAGGCTTCCGACTACGAATATGATCTCAAGAACGGCGGCGGCCTCATGACCGTCGGCGCGTACAGCTTCTACGACACCATCCCCGCTTCGGCGAAGCTCTACACCGCCAACGTGGCCTACAATCTGCCCGTCGACATCGGACCGATCACCGGTCTCACCTTCTACAACGACTTCAGCCTGATGACCGACAAGTCGGGTGGGCTCCAGGACGACACCCTGATGAACGTCCTCGGGGTCGCTGTCTCCGCGGGCGGTCTCTACACCTACGTCGACTTCGTGACCGGCGAGAATCAGCCCTTCATCGGCGGGTCGATGGGTCAGGACGGCGGCGACAGGAATCACCGTCTCAACATCAACTTCGGGTATTACTTCTGA
- a CDS encoding VOC family protein, translated as MSSSVRDKSGASAERERSQGQDSRPVAQDSLGLPPVGFRLPSSTSLGPVLLQVADLERALDYYREVLGLQLLDREGEVASLGTLGGEPLIELRERRGVRPQPGGRTGLFHFALLLPDRPSLGRFARHLEQLGVGPGAADHLVSEALYLRDPDHLGIEVYADRPRSAWQRVGRELVMTTDPLDRAGLLAEAGDEPWLGMPAGTIMGHVHLSVGSLGRAADYYSEGLGFDRMVWSYPGALFLAAGGYHHHLGTNVWAGRDARPAGDDEAQLLEWTLRLPASDDLEEAADSLTRAGHSVRRIGSANNQSAVAHDPWGSTVRLTAAT; from the coding sequence ATGTCCAGCAGCGTTCGAGACAAGAGCGGCGCCTCTGCCGAAAGGGAGCGGAGCCAAGGACAGGATTCCCGACCGGTGGCCCAGGACAGCCTGGGGCTTCCTCCCGTCGGGTTCCGGCTGCCCAGCTCCACGAGCCTGGGGCCGGTCCTCCTCCAGGTCGCGGACCTGGAGCGCGCCCTCGACTACTACCGAGAGGTGCTCGGGCTCCAGCTGCTGGACCGTGAGGGCGAGGTGGCTTCTCTCGGCACGCTCGGCGGCGAGCCGCTGATCGAGCTGCGGGAGCGTCGAGGTGTGCGTCCCCAACCCGGCGGGCGCACCGGGCTCTTCCATTTCGCTCTCCTGCTTCCGGATCGGCCCTCCCTAGGTCGCTTCGCCCGGCATCTAGAGCAGCTTGGGGTGGGGCCCGGTGCCGCAGACCACCTGGTCAGCGAGGCGCTCTATTTGCGCGACCCCGATCACCTGGGGATCGAAGTCTATGCGGATCGCCCACGGAGCGCCTGGCAGCGGGTCGGTCGAGAGCTGGTGATGACCACCGACCCTCTGGACAGGGCCGGCCTGCTGGCGGAGGCCGGCGATGAGCCATGGCTGGGCATGCCCGCCGGCACCATCATGGGGCACGTCCATCTCAGCGTCGGGAGCTTGGGGAGGGCCGCAGATTACTATTCGGAAGGCCTCGGCTTCGACCGCATGGTCTGGAGCTATCCCGGAGCGCTCTTCCTGGCCGCCGGGGGCTATCACCACCATCTAGGCACCAACGTGTGGGCCGGCCGAGACGCCCGCCCTGCCGGCGACGACGAGGCGCAGCTCCTCGAATGGACTCTCCGGCTGCCCGCCAGCGACGACCTCGAGGAGGCTGCCGACAGCCTGACGCGAGCTGGCCATAGCGTTCGCCGCATTGGCTCGGCGAACAACCAGTCCGCTGTCGCCCACGATCCCTGGGGTAGCACCGTTCGGTTGACCGCGGCGACGTAG
- a CDS encoding SDR family oxidoreductase, translating into MSKGIENKVIIITGASSGIGAATTRRLAEDGAKLVIGARREERLKELADSLPGAEILYRATDVTQPEDMEALAQLALDEFGRIDAIFNNAGVMPTANLSEVHRDEWRAMLDVNIMGVLNGIAAVLPTMKKQKSGHILATDSVAGHVVYPGSAVYCGTKFAVRAIMEGLRQEEREDNIRSTIISPGLVDTELYTTISDQEAAESLKDASKIPGVGLTADDVAEAVAYAVGTPDTVAVSEILLRPTNQAI; encoded by the coding sequence ATGAGTAAAGGAATCGAGAACAAGGTCATCATCATCACCGGCGCCAGCAGCGGGATCGGTGCGGCGACCACCCGTCGCCTGGCCGAGGATGGAGCCAAGCTCGTCATCGGCGCGCGGCGGGAGGAGAGGCTGAAGGAATTGGCCGACTCCCTACCCGGCGCCGAGATCCTCTATCGGGCCACGGACGTGACCCAACCTGAGGATATGGAGGCCCTGGCGCAGCTGGCTCTCGACGAGTTCGGCCGCATCGACGCCATCTTCAACAACGCCGGCGTCATGCCCACGGCGAATCTGAGCGAGGTTCACCGCGACGAGTGGAGGGCGATGCTCGACGTCAACATCATGGGAGTCCTCAACGGCATCGCCGCCGTCCTGCCCACCATGAAGAAGCAGAAGTCCGGCCACATCCTCGCCACCGACTCCGTGGCAGGGCACGTGGTCTACCCCGGCTCGGCGGTCTACTGCGGGACGAAATTCGCTGTCCGCGCGATCATGGAAGGCCTTCGGCAGGAGGAGCGGGAAGACAATATCCGCTCCACGATCATTTCCCCGGGACTGGTGGACACCGAGCTCTACACCACCATCAGCGACCAAGAGGCCGCCGAGTCCCTCAAGGATGCGTCGAAGATCCCCGGGGTCGGGTTGACCGCCGACGATGTCGCCGAAGCGGTGGCCTATGCGGTGGGAACGCCGGATACGGTCGCGGTGAGCGAGATCCTCCTTCGTCCCACCAACCAGGCCATATGA
- a CDS encoding DUF2255 family protein: MSSWKSEELGRIAKTDDLHISPFREDGETYGTPTWIWSVVVDDNLYVRAYNGTSSRWYGAAMEQQAGRITAAGLTKEVRFEPVEGPINERIDDAYRDKYNGSPYLAPMIGERAREATVRVTPRAVSS; the protein is encoded by the coding sequence ATGAGTTCCTGGAAATCCGAAGAGCTTGGCCGGATCGCCAAGACCGACGACCTGCATATCTCTCCCTTCCGCGAGGACGGCGAGACCTACGGCACGCCGACCTGGATCTGGTCCGTGGTGGTCGACGACAACCTCTACGTTCGGGCCTACAACGGCACGAGCTCCCGCTGGTATGGCGCTGCCATGGAGCAGCAGGCGGGGCGGATCACCGCCGCCGGGCTGACCAAGGAGGTTCGCTTCGAGCCGGTCGAAGGGCCGATCAACGAGCGCATCGACGACGCCTATCGGGACAAATACAACGGCAGCCCGTATCTCGCTCCGATGATCGGTGAGCGGGCGCGGGAGGCCACGGTCCGGGTCACACCCCGCGCCGTGAGCTCCTGA
- a CDS encoding AraC family transcriptional regulator, whose translation MTFFWIGKPVPRAPLIYSAGIVILGQGHKVGYLADRRFEYGAESCLVLGIPVPFECESYPTPDEPLLGIRIDIDLGAVHRLVAQFAGKLGLEKRSPASARSGVEPLAMEGALLTATARLLESLQDPMDRQVVGPAAVDEIFYRVLRSDKGRVLYDLTQHQTPYSNVAQALDRIHRDYRESLTVEELARESAMGVSSFHRAFKEITGDSPVQYVKKIRLLKAKGLLVFEGKQVSEAAYEVGYASPSQFSREFKRYFQVPPSEAETLPYNDAA comes from the coding sequence GTGACGTTCTTCTGGATTGGCAAGCCGGTGCCCCGAGCGCCGCTGATCTACAGCGCCGGCATCGTGATCCTCGGCCAGGGGCACAAAGTCGGCTATCTGGCGGACCGGCGGTTCGAATATGGCGCGGAGTCCTGCCTGGTTCTGGGGATTCCGGTTCCTTTCGAGTGCGAGTCCTACCCGACTCCTGACGAGCCGCTGCTCGGCATTCGCATCGACATCGACCTCGGAGCCGTCCATCGCCTCGTTGCTCAGTTTGCGGGGAAGTTGGGGCTCGAGAAGCGTAGCCCGGCGTCGGCTCGGTCCGGGGTCGAGCCGCTGGCCATGGAGGGTGCTCTGCTGACGGCCACCGCCCGGCTGCTGGAGAGCCTGCAGGATCCCATGGATCGCCAGGTGGTCGGCCCCGCGGCAGTGGACGAGATCTTCTATCGGGTGCTGCGGAGCGATAAGGGGCGCGTGCTCTACGATCTCACCCAACACCAGACGCCCTACTCCAATGTCGCTCAGGCCTTGGACCGAATCCACCGAGACTATCGGGAGTCGCTGACGGTCGAGGAGCTGGCCCGGGAGAGCGCCATGGGCGTCTCCTCCTTCCATCGGGCGTTCAAAGAGATCACCGGCGACAGTCCCGTGCAATACGTCAAGAAGATCCGGCTGCTGAAGGCCAAGGGTCTGCTCGTCTTCGAGGGCAAGCAGGTGAGCGAGGCGGCCTATGAGGTCGGCTATGCGAGCCCGTCCCAGTTCAGCCGCGAGTTCAAGCGCTACTTCCAGGTTCCACCGTCCGAAGCCGAAACCCTGCCCTACAACGACGCAGCCTGA